Proteins from a genomic interval of Rosa chinensis cultivar Old Blush chromosome 2, RchiOBHm-V2, whole genome shotgun sequence:
- the LOC121051163 gene encoding uncharacterized protein LOC121051163, whose translation MEEVERRFAGSLVLSDRESKGLRIGGLAARSALKYQFAVVCKVLTDRTFRRQSFIDLFSRLWGGDKGVTISDVEGNRFLACFQSEGDMRRVLYREPWDFDNSLIVMAPMGDARAITEVSLGSAVFWVQAHGVPWKFHTPEVAEDIGGMLGEYKEVKADEKGCCVGRCVCIRVCLDISLSLLRRTVVNFSEFGDQLIEFQYERVWVNRAPNKNLF comes from the coding sequence ATGGAGGAAGTTGAGCGGCGATTTGCAGGTTCCTTGGTTCTTTCGGATAGGGAATCGAAGGGGTTGAGAATTGGGGGACTTGCAGCTAGGTCGGCTCTCAAGTATCAATTCGCGGTGGTCTGTAAAGTTCTGACGGACAGAACTTTTCGACGTCAGAGTTTTATAGATCTGTTTTCACGATTGTGGGGGGGCGATAAGGGAGTTACCATCAGTGATGTCGAAGGCAATCGTTTTCTGGCATGTTTCCAGAGTGAAGGAGATATGCGAAGGGTGTTGTATCGGGAGCCTTGGGACTTTGATAATTCATTGATTGTCATGGCTCCTATGGGTGATGCACGAGCTATTACTGAGGTGAGCCTGGGTTCTGCAGTATTTTGGGTCCAGGCTCATGGAGTTCCTTGGAAGTTTCACACACCTGAAGTTGCTGAGGATATTGGTGGCATGTTGGGAGAATATAAGGAGGTTAAAGCTGATGAGAAGGGGTGTTGTGTGGGACGATGTGTTTGTATTAGGGTTTGCCTGGATATCTCCTTGTCTCTGTTGCGGCGTACTGTTGTAAACTTTTCAGAGTTTGGGGATCAACTAATTGAATTCCAGTACGAAAGAGTGTGGGTTAATAGGGCACCCAACAAGAATCTGTTTTGA